A genomic segment from uncultured Marinifilum sp. encodes:
- a CDS encoding sigma-70 family RNA polymerase sigma factor encodes MTQEEFKILFDKHFDSIRNYIFYRSGNEELATDIAQESFMKIWEKDLIYNEKPIKSLLYKISNDIFISKYRREKVELKYLTKLEPSVNNHSPEKQLQYKELKDTYESALANLSEKQRVVFLMSRNEGLKYQEIADRLELSVKAVEKRMSHALSYLRNALGK; translated from the coding sequence TTGACACAGGAAGAATTTAAAATCTTATTTGATAAACACTTCGACAGTATCAGAAACTATATTTTTTATCGATCTGGAAACGAAGAGTTAGCTACTGATATTGCTCAGGAAAGCTTCATGAAAATATGGGAAAAGGATTTAATCTATAATGAAAAACCAATTAAATCTTTATTGTATAAAATATCAAACGATATTTTTATCAGTAAGTACCGAAGAGAGAAAGTAGAATTAAAGTATTTAACAAAACTAGAACCTTCGGTAAACAACCATTCTCCCGAAAAACAATTACAATACAAAGAGCTAAAAGATACTTACGAATCGGCTTTGGCAAACTTATCGGAAAAACAAAGAGTAGTTTTCCTAATGAGTAGAAACGAAGGTTTAAAGTATCAGGAAATTGCCGACAGACTGGAATTAAGCGTAAAAGCAGTAGAAAAAAGAATGAGTCATGCATTATCGTATTTAAGAAATGCTTTAGGAAAATAA
- a CDS encoding HTH domain-containing protein codes for MVKALNVVERLIKMDSLIKKEKTGNSYQFARQLGISRSQFYNDIDELEDLGIKIRYNKYKLSYEYFGDYVLEIHQPLKIIRKTEELKNTCGGIFCNSPSLLDCFQLTLK; via the coding sequence ATGGTAAAAGCTTTAAATGTAGTAGAGCGATTGATAAAAATGGATAGTTTGATAAAAAAGGAAAAAACTGGTAATTCGTATCAATTTGCTCGTCAATTGGGAATTTCCCGTAGTCAATTTTATAATGATATTGATGAATTGGAAGATTTAGGAATTAAAATTAGGTACAATAAGTATAAATTGTCATATGAATATTTTGGTGATTATGTGTTAGAAATTCATCAGCCGTTGAAAATTATTCGTAAAACTGAAGAGTTAAAAAATACTTGTGGAGGAATTTTTTGTAACAGTCCAAGTTTATTGGACTGTTTCCAATTAACTTTGAAATAA
- a CDS encoding response regulator transcription factor, translating into MEQVRILLAEDDANLGLLLKEYLIAKNYNTTLCEDGDKAYDEFLKNPYDLCIFDIMMPHRDGFTLAKDIRLINSEIPIIFLTAKSMKEDVLEGFKLGADDYMTKPFSMEELLVRIEAVLRRTSGVKSENTQEEFKLGHLLFDAKKQFLQDGEKTIKLTTKESELLKLLCNNVNKVLERNLALKTIWSDDNYFNARSMDVYITKLRKHLKAEPSIEIINVHGKGYKLIM; encoded by the coding sequence ATGGAACAAGTTAGAATTTTATTAGCCGAAGATGATGCAAATCTAGGCCTTTTGCTTAAAGAATATTTAATAGCTAAAAATTACAACACTACGCTTTGCGAAGATGGTGATAAAGCTTATGATGAATTCTTAAAAAACCCTTACGATCTGTGTATTTTTGATATTATGATGCCTCATCGCGATGGTTTTACTCTGGCTAAAGATATTCGATTAATAAACAGCGAAATTCCTATTATCTTTTTAACAGCTAAATCGATGAAAGAGGATGTTTTGGAAGGATTTAAGCTGGGAGCCGACGATTATATGACCAAACCATTTAGCATGGAAGAACTACTGGTTAGAATTGAAGCTGTGCTAAGAAGAACTTCGGGAGTAAAATCTGAAAATACCCAAGAAGAATTTAAATTAGGACATTTACTTTTCGATGCAAAAAAACAATTTTTGCAGGATGGTGAGAAAACAATTAAACTTACGACCAAAGAGTCTGAACTTCTAAAACTTTTATGTAACAATGTAAACAAAGTATTAGAACGTAATCTGGCTTTAAAAACAATATGGTCGGATGATAATTATTTTAATGCCCGAAGCATGGATGTTTACATTACCAAACTTCGTAAACACCTAAAAGCAGAACCTAGCATCGAAATTATTAATGTTCATGGTAAAGGATATAAGCTAATTATGTAA
- a CDS encoding peptidase domain-containing ABC transporter, giving the protein MSIKIKQHDITDCGAACLASISAHYKLKLPISRIRQMAGTDKKGTNALGLIKAAEKLGFTAKGVRGGLDSLPKIPLPAIAHVIVKKVLQHYVVIYKVTDKYIEVMDPGDGQIHKKSIAEFEKEWTGVLILMVPNESFVKKDEKVSNISRFFFLLKPHKSILFQALFGAIIYTVLGLSTSIYIQKLTDFVLVDGNKNLLNLLSIGMVVLVIFQIFIGTSKTVMVLKTGQLIDSRLILGYYKHLLKLPQRFFDTMRIGEIISRINDAVKIRAFINDTAISLIVNVFIVFFSFALMFIYSWKLALAMALIIPLYALVYFITNRLNKKQERKVMERAADLETQLVESLNSVKTIKQLSLEDFANIKTETRFINLLQTGYKSGLNAVFSGNSSEFLSRIFTIVLLWFGGYLVIDQTITPGELMSFYAIIGYFTGPVASLIGMNKSVQNALIAADRLFEIMDLEREEEENMIEMEKNNKGDLLFQDVSFSYGTRVDVFEKFNMQIPQGKITAIIGESGSGKTTIAALLQKLYPINEGNIYIGNVNLKYASNESLRNYVGIVPQNLDLFAGNVIENIAVGEFQPNMERILEICKQIGILDFIEDLPNGFQTWLGENGASLSGGQKQRLAIARALYRDPQVLILDEATSSLDSISEEQVQNCIQDLKNQGKTIILIAHRLGTVLQSDKIIVLEKGKLIEEGSHVELYEK; this is encoded by the coding sequence ATGAGTATAAAAATAAAACAACACGATATTACTGATTGTGGAGCGGCTTGTTTGGCTTCCATTTCGGCACACTATAAGTTAAAACTACCAATCTCACGGATCAGGCAAATGGCTGGGACCGACAAAAAGGGTACAAATGCTTTGGGTTTGATTAAGGCAGCTGAAAAGCTTGGTTTCACAGCAAAAGGGGTTAGAGGTGGACTGGATAGTTTACCAAAAATACCTTTGCCTGCTATTGCTCATGTGATAGTAAAGAAAGTTTTACAACACTATGTTGTAATTTATAAGGTCACCGACAAGTATATAGAAGTTATGGATCCGGGAGATGGGCAGATTCATAAGAAAAGTATAGCAGAATTTGAAAAAGAGTGGACAGGTGTTTTGATATTGATGGTTCCTAACGAAAGTTTTGTAAAAAAAGATGAAAAAGTCTCCAATATCTCTCGTTTTTTCTTTCTGCTGAAACCACACAAAAGTATTTTATTTCAGGCATTGTTTGGTGCTATTATTTATACAGTATTGGGACTATCAACTTCTATTTACATACAGAAGTTAACTGACTTTGTTCTGGTTGATGGCAACAAGAACCTACTTAATTTATTGAGTATAGGCATGGTGGTTTTGGTGATTTTCCAAATTTTTATTGGAACATCGAAAACGGTGATGGTCTTAAAAACCGGACAGTTAATTGATTCACGTTTAATTTTGGGTTATTACAAACACCTGCTGAAATTGCCTCAGCGTTTTTTCGATACCATGCGAATTGGTGAGATCATCTCTCGAATAAACGATGCAGTAAAAATTAGAGCGTTTATTAATGATACAGCCATTAGCTTAATCGTAAATGTATTTATTGTATTTTTCTCTTTTGCCCTGATGTTTATCTACTCGTGGAAATTGGCTTTGGCAATGGCGCTAATTATTCCCTTGTATGCTTTGGTGTATTTTATAACCAACAGGCTAAACAAAAAACAGGAGCGTAAGGTAATGGAACGAGCTGCCGATTTGGAAACACAATTGGTAGAGTCGCTCAATTCAGTTAAAACCATTAAGCAGTTAAGTTTAGAAGATTTTGCCAATATAAAAACTGAAACTCGTTTTATCAATCTATTGCAAACAGGATACAAATCTGGTTTAAATGCTGTGTTTTCAGGGAATTCTTCTGAATTTTTAAGCCGAATATTTACCATCGTCCTACTTTGGTTTGGTGGTTATTTGGTAATAGATCAGACCATAACGCCAGGTGAATTGATGTCTTTTTATGCAATAATTGGGTATTTTACAGGACCTGTAGCCTCCTTAATTGGTATGAATAAGTCTGTGCAAAATGCTTTGATTGCTGCCGATCGTTTGTTTGAAATTATGGATTTAGAACGTGAGGAAGAGGAAAATATGATCGAGATGGAAAAGAACAATAAAGGAGATCTTCTTTTTCAGGATGTATCTTTTAGTTACGGAACCCGTGTTGATGTTTTCGAAAAATTCAACATGCAAATTCCTCAGGGGAAAATTACGGCCATAATTGGAGAAAGTGGTTCGGGTAAAACTACAATTGCTGCCCTATTGCAAAAATTATATCCTATAAACGAAGGCAATATTTATATTGGGAATGTAAATTTAAAATATGCATCGAACGAAAGTTTAAGAAATTATGTGGGTATAGTGCCTCAGAATTTAGACCTGTTTGCAGGTAATGTAATTGAAAATATTGCAGTGGGCGAATTTCAACCCAATATGGAACGCATATTGGAAATTTGCAAGCAAATAGGAATATTAGATTTTATAGAAGATTTACCCAATGGTTTTCAAACTTGGTTGGGAGAAAATGGAGCTTCCTTGTCTGGTGGACAAAAACAACGTTTGGCAATAGCACGTGCTTTGTATCGAGATCCGCAGGTATTGATTCTCGATGAGGCAACATCTTCCTTAGACTCTATATCAGAAGAACAAGTGCAAAATTGCATTCAGGATTTAAAGAACCAAGGAAAAACCATTATTTTAATTGCTCACCGTTTGGGAACTGTGCTGCAATCTGATAAAATTATTGTTTTGGAGAAAGGGAAGTTAATAGAAGAAGGCTCGCATGTGGAATTGTACGAAAAATAA
- a CDS encoding IS1380 family transposase yields MKILNSPTVSSFGGLNFVIEEVIKLKIDELLKGNMPILPKQSTYSWFDIIMSYWSVFFCGGDCAEDLSINLKDGLKNNPFIKIPSPDRVLNRLKSLSVPAKYFTTQRGNKEHHFSVAEQLNRINLKMLSSLPGFEKDNVVLDYDNTIIFSEKADSERIYKKENGYNPGVGLIGHHVVYVENRNGKSNAHILQHETIDRMAALLNEAEIKIDAIRADSASYTYDIIKSMERVAKRIFVRARMTAGVEKAISKIQNWEEVVIGDDILHRSSITFTPFLRKAREDKSTKTSLQEYRIVVTKEARRDGQLNMFTGEACNYSIIMTNDIELSNDEVVFFYNARGASEREFDILKNDFGWNRMPFSKLEQNTVFLIITAMCKNLYVHMIEKFSRLTNVLSPSFRIKKFIFRFICIPAKWVYSGRIRRLRLYGSIAFKT; encoded by the coding sequence ATGAAGATACTAAATAGCCCGACGGTTTCGTCATTTGGAGGATTAAACTTTGTCATTGAAGAGGTGATAAAATTAAAAATCGATGAATTATTAAAAGGAAATATGCCGATATTACCTAAACAATCTACTTATAGCTGGTTTGATATAATTATGTCATACTGGTCAGTCTTTTTTTGCGGAGGCGATTGTGCAGAAGACTTGTCAATTAATTTGAAGGATGGACTTAAAAACAATCCATTCATAAAAATTCCTAGTCCTGACAGAGTTTTGAATAGACTAAAGTCATTATCTGTACCAGCGAAATATTTCACAACTCAAAGAGGAAACAAAGAGCATCATTTTTCAGTAGCAGAACAATTAAATCGCATCAACCTTAAAATGTTATCATCATTACCTGGTTTTGAAAAAGATAATGTAGTTCTTGATTATGACAACACAATAATATTCTCCGAAAAAGCAGATTCAGAACGTATTTATAAAAAAGAAAACGGATACAATCCGGGAGTTGGTTTGATAGGTCACCATGTGGTTTACGTTGAAAATAGAAATGGAAAAAGTAATGCCCATATTTTGCAACATGAAACCATTGATCGAATGGCTGCCTTATTAAATGAAGCGGAGATTAAAATTGATGCCATAAGAGCGGATTCAGCTTCATATACTTATGATATCATAAAATCTATGGAAAGAGTCGCAAAACGAATTTTCGTCAGAGCTAGAATGACAGCTGGTGTTGAAAAGGCAATCTCTAAAATTCAGAATTGGGAAGAGGTAGTCATTGGTGATGATATATTGCATAGGAGTTCGATTACTTTTACCCCATTTTTGCGCAAAGCAAGAGAAGATAAGAGCACCAAAACTTCTCTTCAAGAATATCGAATTGTGGTAACCAAAGAGGCTCGAAGAGACGGACAGTTGAACATGTTTACCGGAGAAGCATGCAACTACAGTATAATAATGACCAATGACATTGAACTAAGCAATGATGAAGTTGTTTTTTTCTATAATGCCAGGGGAGCAAGTGAAAGAGAGTTTGATATATTAAAGAATGATTTTGGCTGGAATAGAATGCCATTTTCAAAACTGGAACAGAATACTGTATTTCTTATAATTACAGCAATGTGCAAGAACTTATATGTGCATATGATTGAAAAATTTTCCAGACTTACCAATGTTTTGTCCCCTAGTTTTAGAATCAAGAAATTCATCTTTCGTTTTATATGTATACCCGCAAAATGGGTATATTCTGGCAGAATAAGAAGGTTAAGACTGTACGGATCAATTGCATTTAAAACTTAA
- a CDS encoding HlyD family efflux transporter periplasmic adaptor subunit has translation MKKIFPKEIISQTTEAHFVRFNSNVKIIYLLVLLLLISVVVTLPLVHITITQQGRGTVRSLNENNNVIASIYGQVAENRMHENLFVKSGDTLLVLNVEKVENDIISIQHKLELNKKYQLDINVLLNGNTSSLKSFLYQNELAEYKQKLVELDAAILQKEKDYRINKELFEKEVVARVEFEKIEYAWQQVIQNKQLYLKQKILQWQTSLRDLEHENMDLESRIAQNTKEKQNYVITAPVTGVINHFTGVQKGNFIAPGQSIAQISPKSELIVECYLSPSDIGYIRKNMKVNFQLDAFNYNQWGLASGEVLEISPDIFQVENNAFFKVRCSLDQNKLVLKNGYEGNLKKGMSLTARFTVTERTLYQLLYDKVDDWLNPRLKS, from the coding sequence ATGAAGAAAATATTCCCTAAAGAAATCATATCACAAACTACCGAAGCACATTTTGTAAGATTTAACTCTAATGTTAAGATAATCTACTTACTTGTTTTGTTATTACTGATATCCGTAGTAGTAACTTTACCATTAGTTCATATTACCATTACTCAACAAGGTAGAGGAACTGTGCGTAGTCTAAATGAAAACAACAATGTGATTGCTTCCATTTACGGACAAGTGGCGGAGAATAGGATGCATGAAAATTTGTTTGTGAAGAGTGGAGACACTTTATTGGTCTTAAATGTAGAAAAGGTAGAGAATGATATCATATCAATTCAGCACAAATTAGAATTGAATAAAAAGTATCAATTAGATATCAATGTTCTTTTAAATGGAAATACAAGTTCTTTGAAATCTTTTCTTTATCAAAATGAATTGGCAGAATACAAACAAAAGTTGGTGGAGTTGGATGCTGCTATTCTGCAAAAGGAAAAAGATTACCGAATTAATAAAGAGTTGTTTGAAAAAGAAGTTGTAGCAAGAGTAGAATTTGAGAAAATTGAATATGCCTGGCAACAAGTTATTCAAAACAAGCAATTGTATTTAAAGCAAAAAATATTGCAGTGGCAAACTTCCCTACGTGACTTGGAACATGAAAATATGGATTTGGAATCTCGTATTGCACAAAATACAAAAGAAAAGCAAAATTATGTGATTACTGCACCTGTAACAGGTGTAATTAACCATTTTACGGGCGTTCAAAAGGGAAATTTTATTGCACCTGGTCAAAGCATCGCTCAAATATCACCTAAAAGTGAATTGATAGTTGAATGTTATTTGTCTCCATCGGATATAGGCTATATCCGTAAGAACATGAAAGTGAACTTTCAATTAGATGCTTTTAATTACAATCAATGGGGATTGGCTAGTGGAGAAGTACTTGAGATCTCCCCAGATATTTTTCAAGTAGAGAACAATGCCTTTTTTAAAGTGAGGTGTAGTCTTGACCAAAACAAGTTAGTTCTTAAAAATGGATACGAAGGGAATTTGAAAAAAGGCATGAGTTTAACAGCTCGCTTTACAGTAACAGAACGTACTTTGTATCAATTGTTATACGATAAAGTAGACGATTGGCTAAATCCCCGATTAAAGAGTTGA
- a CDS encoding FecR family protein: MKKQNKNINSGSDLDFLNSLPKIELSYSKSKQEAWKELSALTSVSKPKAKTISLAWIKYAAAACILIVLGLSSFIYTYTTTINCPKGEHLSVVLPDNSKVELNANSSLSYKPYWWNYSRKVKFEGEAFFDITKGSKFEIESNYGKTFILGTSFNIYARGNKYKVTCYTGKVKVVSTATSDKILLLPNDHAFLTKNGKLKVFKDEKASEKILWREHLFLFTNTPLKTVFEEIELQYDINIVEKGKFNQTHTGNFGKEKSVEKVLYNVCMPNGLKFVKGPGKNYIITKIPPK; this comes from the coding sequence ATGAAAAAACAGAATAAAAATATTAACTCAGGTTCGGATCTGGACTTTTTAAATTCACTTCCGAAAATCGAACTTAGCTATTCCAAATCTAAGCAAGAGGCTTGGAAAGAACTTTCGGCTCTTACCTCTGTGTCGAAACCAAAAGCAAAAACCATTTCACTTGCGTGGATAAAATATGCAGCTGCTGCCTGTATTTTAATAGTACTAGGTTTAAGTAGTTTTATTTATACATATACAACAACAATAAATTGCCCTAAGGGCGAGCATTTAAGTGTTGTATTACCCGATAATTCGAAAGTGGAATTAAATGCAAACTCGAGCCTTTCGTACAAACCATATTGGTGGAACTATTCCCGAAAAGTAAAATTCGAAGGAGAAGCATTTTTCGATATCACTAAAGGGAGCAAATTCGAAATTGAATCGAACTATGGTAAAACTTTTATTTTAGGAACAAGTTTTAATATTTATGCTCGAGGCAATAAATACAAAGTAACCTGCTACACAGGAAAAGTAAAAGTCGTATCAACAGCTACTTCCGATAAAATTTTATTATTACCCAACGATCATGCATTCCTAACAAAAAATGGAAAACTAAAAGTTTTTAAAGATGAAAAAGCCAGCGAGAAAATTCTTTGGCGCGAACACTTATTCCTGTTTACAAATACTCCTTTAAAAACAGTTTTTGAAGAAATTGAACTACAATATGATATAAATATCGTAGAAAAGGGTAAATTTAATCAAACGCATACCGGTAACTTTGGCAAAGAAAAATCTGTTGAAAAGGTATTATATAATGTTTGTATGCCTAATGGTTTAAAATTTGTGAAGGGACCTGGAAAAAATTATATTATAACCAAAATTCCCCCTAAGTGA
- the lepA gene encoding translation elongation factor 4, protein MKNIRNFCIIAHIDHGKSTLADRLLDVTNTITDREKQAQVLDDMDLERERGITIKSHAIQMDYMRDGEKYTLNLIDTPGHVDFSYEVSRSIAACEGALLIVDATQGIQAQTISNLYLAIENDLEIIPVLNKIDLPNANPEDVKDQIVDLLGCDIDDILAASGKTGEGVPDILEAIVDRVPAPEGEADAPLQALIFDSEFNSFRGIIAYIRVMSGEIKKGDTVKFVNTDKEYQADEIGVLRLTQEPRDVLKTGDVGYIISGIKTSTEVKVGDTVTHRDRPCEAGIDGFEEVKPMVFAGVYPIVSEDYEDLRAAMEKLKLNDASLTFEPESSMALGFGFRCGFLGLLHMEIIQERLDREFDMNVITTVPNVSYIAHTNKGDEFEMHNPSDMPDPNALDFIEEPYIRAQIISKSEFIGPLMNLCMSKRGVMTNQQYLTSDRVELTYEMPLGEIVFDFYDKLKSISKGYASFDYFQIGFRPAKLVKLDILLNGEGVDALSTLIHFDNAQSFGRRMCEKLKDLIPRQQFDIAIQGAIGAKIISRETVKAVRKDVTAKCYGGDITRKRKLLEKQKKGKKRMKQVGNVEVPQKAFLAVLKLD, encoded by the coding sequence ATGAAGAATATTCGAAATTTTTGCATTATAGCTCATATCGACCATGGTAAATCAACTTTGGCCGACCGTTTGTTAGACGTAACCAATACCATTACTGATCGTGAGAAACAAGCTCAGGTACTCGATGATATGGATTTGGAACGTGAGCGTGGAATTACCATTAAGAGTCATGCCATACAAATGGATTACATGCGCGATGGTGAAAAATACACCTTAAACCTGATTGACACTCCTGGTCATGTCGACTTCTCTTACGAGGTTTCACGTTCCATTGCTGCCTGCGAAGGTGCTTTGCTAATTGTAGATGCTACACAGGGAATTCAGGCACAAACCATATCAAACTTATATTTGGCTATTGAGAATGATCTGGAAATTATTCCGGTATTAAATAAGATCGATTTGCCAAATGCGAATCCTGAAGATGTAAAAGACCAAATTGTAGACCTTTTGGGATGCGATATTGATGATATTTTAGCCGCCAGTGGAAAAACCGGCGAAGGTGTTCCTGATATTTTAGAAGCCATTGTTGATCGTGTTCCAGCTCCGGAAGGAGAAGCTGATGCACCACTTCAGGCATTGATTTTTGATTCGGAGTTTAATTCTTTTCGAGGAATTATTGCTTATATCCGTGTAATGAGCGGGGAAATTAAGAAAGGCGATACTGTAAAATTTGTAAATACAGATAAAGAATATCAGGCTGATGAAATTGGAGTATTGCGATTAACACAGGAACCTCGAGATGTGCTAAAAACCGGAGATGTAGGATATATTATCTCAGGTATTAAAACCTCTACCGAGGTTAAAGTAGGAGATACGGTTACCCATAGAGATAGACCATGCGAAGCAGGTATTGATGGATTTGAAGAGGTAAAACCTATGGTATTTGCCGGAGTTTATCCTATTGTTTCGGAAGATTATGAAGACTTGCGTGCGGCAATGGAAAAATTGAAGCTGAATGATGCTTCTCTTACTTTTGAGCCGGAATCGTCTATGGCACTTGGTTTTGGTTTTCGTTGTGGATTTCTTGGTTTATTACACATGGAAATTATTCAGGAGCGTTTAGATCGTGAGTTTGATATGAATGTAATTACAACAGTTCCTAACGTTTCGTACATTGCTCATACCAATAAAGGTGATGAATTCGAAATGCACAATCCTTCGGATATGCCAGATCCTAATGCATTGGATTTTATTGAGGAGCCTTACATTCGTGCTCAAATTATTTCTAAATCAGAATTTATTGGTCCGTTAATGAACCTTTGCATGAGCAAGCGTGGTGTTATGACCAATCAGCAATATTTAACCAGCGATAGGGTAGAGCTAACTTACGAGATGCCACTAGGTGAAATTGTATTCGATTTTTACGATAAGCTAAAGAGTATCTCAAAAGGATATGCTTCTTTCGATTATTTCCAGATTGGTTTCCGTCCGGCTAAATTGGTTAAACTTGATATTCTGTTGAATGGAGAAGGTGTTGATGCTCTTTCTACCTTAATTCACTTCGATAATGCACAATCGTTCGGACGACGCATGTGTGAGAAATTGAAAGATCTAATTCCTCGTCAGCAGTTCGATATTGCCATTCAGGGAGCAATTGGAGCTAAAATTATTTCTCGTGAAACAGTAAAAGCAGTTCGTAAAGATGTAACCGCAAAATGTTATGGTGGTGATATCACGCGTAAGCGTAAATTGCTCGAGAAGCAGAAAAAAGGGAAAAAACGTATGAAGCAGGTTGGTAATGTTGAAGTACCACAGAAAGCTTTCCTAGCGGTTCTTAAATTAGATTAA